Below is a genomic region from Ancylomarina subtilis.
TCTATAAAAATCAAATAAAGCAATTTACAGACTTTTTAAATTGAACGTTAGTTATCATTTATTAGTATAGCTGACAACTAATAAAATCGATTGGAATGCTTGTTCCAGTATTTTATCAGGATAAAACCAAAGAGCATACCGCCCAAGTGTGCAAAGTGAGCCACATTGTCGCCAGCACTCTGTTGGAATCCCATGTAAAGTTCAATAACTCCATAACCAATCACGAAATATTTTGCTTTGATTGGAATAGGTGGGAACAATAGCATCAACTCTGTATTGGGGAAAAGCATACCAAAAGCCAGAAGAATACCAAATACGGCTCCCGAAGCTCCAACTGTAGTCACATTGATACTCTCGGTTATCGCACGATGAGCAATCTCAATACCTTGATTGGCATAAGCCAGACTATCCGGGTTATCAGCCCATTTATCAGCAAACTCGTATACCCAGGCGGCTGGTTTTCCCAATGCATCTTTAATAATGGATGAGAATAACTCGGGCGTTGGTGTGTTTGAAAAAGCTGTGAAAGCCTTCATCAGTGATGAATAATCCAACCACAACACAAAGGTGTGCAAGGCTGCTGCTCCAAGTCCGGTAAGCATGTAATAAATTAAAAACCGTTTAGGTCCCCAAACAGACTCCAATACCCTTCCAAACATGAAAAGGGCAAACATATTAAAAAACAAGTGAGTAATATTGGCATGCATAAACATATGCGTGACAAACTGAAAGGGCATAAAATACTCCGATTTGAAGAAGTGAAGGCCTAATATTTTAGATAAATCAACCCCTGTTTGTCCTAAAACCCATGTCCCCAAAAGCATGAGCGCATTTATTATCAGCAGGTTTTTAACCACTGGTGGTAGATTTAACATTGTTGATCTAAAATTACTCATATCCAATATGTTTTTTTAATGAAGCTTCAATTCCTGTATTTAAGCAAATTAGCCCTTAAGCTAAAACTTATTTCTGAAACAGATCTTTAGTCTTACAAGAGCCGTACCAAGAAATAAACAAACCGAATTGAAGCCAAGTTGTCAGTATTTATCTGAAACGTTTGTCAAGTTCCTGAGTTTCCAAAACCGAAACGATGGTTTTACCATCAGGTGTGTAATTGGGTGTTTCGCAAGCAAAAAGCTGATCGATAATGGCACTCATCTCCGCAGACGTCAGCGATTTGCCATAATTGACAGCTGAAGCCTTGGCCAAAGCTTTAGCCAGATTCTCTCTCACCTTCACCTTTACATCCAATTGGTTCACCTTGTAGTTTTCCAAAAGGTTCTCTAGCAGTTCTTTCGGATCGCCATTCTGAATATCGGCAGGTGTTCCATTAATCACAAAAGTCTTCTTACCAAACTCTCTGATATCAAAGCCCAAGGCTCTAACATCCTCTATAATCACCTGCAAAAGCGTGTAATCAGAAGCATTTAATTCCACCGTTTGAGGGAAAAGGGTTTGCTGTGCCACTCCCTGATTATTTTCAACTGAACTTCTGAACTTCTCAAAAAGAATACGTTCATGTGCCTTTCGCTGATCGATAATCATTAAACCAGAACGAACAGGTGTTAAAATATATTTGTTCTTCAACTGGAAGAAACCTTGTGCCTTAACACTGTCTTCCCGCTGAAAAATCTTTTGCTGCATTTGGTTCTGAGGAGATTCCTGTTGCTTAAAATAATCAGGCACAGGTGGTCGCTTCACCTCAGTTTGTCCCCCAATGGGATAATCGGGAATCAAGTCAGGTTCTCTATCCTGATAAAGTTTATCCCAATCTTTGGGCACTTCTTTCTTCTGACTTGCCCCAGTTGAAGAACTTGGTTTCGATTTAAACTCCTGGTAAAACTGATTATTCTCGATAGAATTCCGTTCTTGCTCAAAAGGATTAAAGCTTTTTTCTGCCTCAAATGGATTAAATGATGTATCGGCCTCAAAAGGGTTGAATTCATGATTCACCTTAATCATTGGCATCTCCACCTCAGTTGAATCCTGATTAGCTACCGGTATTTCAAGACTTCTATCTTCATCAAAGTCGATGGAAGGCACAATGTTGAATTTCCCCAATGCCTCACGGATTGAAGCCTGAATAATCTGAAAGATTGCCTGTTCATCCTCAAACTTAATTTCAGTTTTTGTTGGATGAATATTAATATCAATAATCTTGGGGTCAACCTCAAAAAAAATGAAATAAGGCGGTACCGTATCGGGTGGTAAAATTTTATCGTAAGCCAGCAAAACAGCCTTATGAAAATAAGGATGACGCATATAACGGTTGTTCACAAAAAAGAACTGCTCATCCGTCTTCTTCTTGGCATTTTTGGGTTTTCCAATAAAACCGGAAAGTTTCACAATACTCGTATTGGTATCAATTCCAATCAATCGGGTATTGATACTGCGACCAAACACATTAACAATACGCTGACGGGTGTTGCTTGGAACCAAATTATAAACTTCGGTATCGTTGTGAATCAACTTAAATTCAATATCCGGATTGGCTAAAGTGATTCGATGAAATTCGGTGATAATGTTCCGAAGTTCTGTCGAATTTGCCTTAAGGAATTTTCGACGAGCGGGTACATTAAAAAAGAGATTCTTCACAATAAAATTACTCCCCGATGGACAAGCAATTGAATCCTGAGAAACCAATTCAGATCCATCAATAACGAGATGGGTGCCCAATTCGTCTTCGACACGTTTGGTTTTAAGCTCAACATTGGCAATGGCTGCAATAGATGCTAAAGCCTCGCCACGGAATCCCATGGTACGAATGGCAAAAAGGTCATTGGCTGCCTTAATTTTTGATGTGGCATGGCGTTCGAAAGCCAATCGGGCATCAGTGGCAGACATCCCGCAACCATTATCAATAATCTGGATTAGGGTTTTTCCCGCATCCTTCAAGTTAATTTTTATCGAAGTACTTCCTGCATCAATTGCATTCTCAACCAATTCTTTTACCACAGAAGCTGGTCGCTGGACCACTTCACCTGCAGCAATTTGATTGGCAACAGAATCTGGAAGTATTTGTATTATATCGGACATATAGAATTAAATGTGAGATAAGTATTCCTAGTTCCTTACAATAATAAAGGAAAAACAAAACGAAGCTTTAAAAATAAAGTTTCGTTTCAAGATAGTTCCCTAAAATTTTATTGGCAAACTATCCCAACCAAAGAAATAAACATAGGCTACAAACAGAAGAACAATCAGAATTATAAAGAGACGAATATTGGATTTTTTATTCGATCGTCTGACATCGGCGTTTCTGTGGCGTAATGATCGTTTCAACTGTCCCTTTATATTTGGAATGTACTGACCATTATCATCTTGTATCCCCAACTCAGCCTTAATCCGGTTCTCTCGCTCTTCACGCTCCTCTTTTGCTGGATCCCAATAGCGAGGTTGAATATTGAACCTCTTATGCTCTGGCTTTTTAAAAAAACCTGGTAACGCCATAATTCCTTGTGTTAATGCTTTTTATATTTTCTTCGATTGTTAGGCAAATATAGAGATAAATACTGAATTTTGCTCTAGAAATACAATTCAGACATGAAGGTATTTATGATATATTAACAAAGTTCTTACAAGTCAATTCATAATTTCTTTGTCGTTTGAATCAAGCCTTTACAATTACTATTTTGTAGTCTATTGCAACTTTGCTCCGCAGTATCGGCAATATTGATCATCTATATCATGTCCTTCAGACAAGCAGTTTTCACAAACCTGTCCTGAAGGTTTACCCTTTGAAGGCCTGGATAATTCTGCAGTAACAATTCCGGTAGGCACTGCGATAATAGCATAACCGATTATCATTACAAAAGAGGCTATAAACTGGCCCAAAGCAGTCACCGGAGAAATATCGCCATAACCAACTGTGGTGAGCGTTACAATAGCCCAATAAATCCCTCGTGGTATACTGGTAAAACCATTCTCAGCCCCTTCAATCAAATACATTAAGGTTCCAATGATTATAACCATTGTCAATACTGCGAAAAGAAAAACAGAAATTTTTATCCGACTTCGTTTCAACGCTTTGATAATAATGGCGCCTTCGTTCATATAACGGTTCAATTTCAGTATCCGGAAGATCCGTAATAATCTCAGAGCTCTGATGACTATAAAGCCATGAGTTCCGACAAAGAATAAACCCAAATAACTGGGCAGAATCGATAAAAAATCAATAATCCCGTAGAAACTAAAAATGTACCTCTTCGGTTTTGATACAATCCATATCCTTAAACAATATTCCAAACTGAAAATCAGCGTAATACTCCACTCCATCAAGTTCAATAAAAATCGATGTTGTTTCTCAATAGAGGGAACACTCTCAAGCATAACC
It encodes:
- a CDS encoding rhomboid family intramembrane serine protease — its product is MSNFRSTMLNLPPVVKNLLIINALMLLGTWVLGQTGVDLSKILGLHFFKSEYFMPFQFVTHMFMHANITHLFFNMFALFMFGRVLESVWGPKRFLIYYMLTGLGAAALHTFVLWLDYSSLMKAFTAFSNTPTPELFSSIIKDALGKPAAWVYEFADKWADNPDSLAYANQGIEIAHRAITESINVTTVGASGAVFGILLAFGMLFPNTELMLLFPPIPIKAKYFVIGYGVIELYMGFQQSAGDNVAHFAHLGGMLFGFILIKYWNKHSNRFY
- the mutL gene encoding DNA mismatch repair endonuclease MutL, yielding MSDIIQILPDSVANQIAAGEVVQRPASVVKELVENAIDAGSTSIKINLKDAGKTLIQIIDNGCGMSATDARLAFERHATSKIKAANDLFAIRTMGFRGEALASIAAIANVELKTKRVEDELGTHLVIDGSELVSQDSIACPSGSNFIVKNLFFNVPARRKFLKANSTELRNIITEFHRITLANPDIEFKLIHNDTEVYNLVPSNTRQRIVNVFGRSINTRLIGIDTNTSIVKLSGFIGKPKNAKKKTDEQFFFVNNRYMRHPYFHKAVLLAYDKILPPDTVPPYFIFFEVDPKIIDINIHPTKTEIKFEDEQAIFQIIQASIREALGKFNIVPSIDFDEDRSLEIPVANQDSTEVEMPMIKVNHEFNPFEADTSFNPFEAEKSFNPFEQERNSIENNQFYQEFKSKPSSSTGASQKKEVPKDWDKLYQDREPDLIPDYPIGGQTEVKRPPVPDYFKQQESPQNQMQQKIFQREDSVKAQGFFQLKNKYILTPVRSGLMIIDQRKAHERILFEKFRSSVENNQGVAQQTLFPQTVELNASDYTLLQVIIEDVRALGFDIREFGKKTFVINGTPADIQNGDPKELLENLLENYKVNQLDVKVKVRENLAKALAKASAVNYGKSLTSAEMSAIIDQLFACETPNYTPDGKTIVSVLETQELDKRFR
- a CDS encoding ion transporter, which encodes MGIKSKLYEIIFESDTKVGKLFDVLLLIVIVLSILLVMLESVPSIEKQHRFLLNLMEWSITLIFSLEYCLRIWIVSKPKRYIFSFYGIIDFLSILPSYLGLFFVGTHGFIVIRALRLLRIFRILKLNRYMNEGAIIIKALKRSRIKISVFLFAVLTMVIIIGTLMYLIEGAENGFTSIPRGIYWAIVTLTTVGYGDISPVTALGQFIASFVMIIGYAIIAVPTGIVTAELSRPSKGKPSGQVCENCLSEGHDIDDQYCRYCGAKLQ